Below is a window of Sulfitobacter sp. SK012 DNA.
ACGAAAACACAGCAGAACAAGACGCGCCTGAAGCTTCCGACGAAGAGATGCTGACGCAAACAGAACTGGAAAACCTAGTAGCTCCGGTTGCTCTTTATCCAGATACTCTGTTGATCCAAATTCTGGTCGCTGCGACTGTGCCCATTGAAGTCGTCAAAAGTGATCGGTTGTTGGCCGAAAACAAAGACGCTGAACCAGAGATAATCAAAGCTGCGATAGAAGCCGAAGAGTACGATCCAAGCGTGGAGGTGCTGGCAACAGCGTTTCCAGACGTGATCGCAGACATGGCCACGCACATCGAGTGGACGGAGACCATGGGTGACGCGATGCTCGCCCAAAGTGATGACGTCATGGTTGCCGTTCAAACGATGCGCACCCAAGCCATCAATTCGGGTGCTTTGATTAGTGGCGAAGAGCAGGTTGTTGAAGTCACCGAAGAAGAGACGGTGATCATTCAGCCAACCAACCCAGAAACCGTCTACGTTCCTCAGTATGATCCACAAGTTGTTTATGTGCAGGACAACAATAACAATAACGGTGTTAGTGACGCACTTGTAACCGGGGCTGTTGTCTTTGGCACAGTTGCTTTGATTGACGCGATTTTTGATGATGATGATGATTGGAACAACTACTGGGGCTGCAGAAATTGCGGCGGCTGGGGCGGGCGACCAATCTACCGGAACCCAGATATCGACATCGATGTGGACGGAAATGTTAACATTGGTAACAAGATCGACATCGACAAAACCAAGATCAAAAACCGTGGCGATCGTGGTGCTGACGGAAGCTGGAAGCCCAATGATCGCAAGAAAAAGGATGCACGCAACAAGATTTCCAAAAAGCGGGCTCCGGACGGTAAGTCAAAGCTGCCAACCAAAAGGAAAGCATCCAAGACGGACAATCTGCGCGGCCAGCTGTCAGCTAAATCTGGCGCATCGGATATTTCACGGCCAAACGCGAAACCGTCAATAGACGGATTGGGGTCGAAGAATCGCCCAGCAGCAAAGCGTGATAAAACCCGGAAGGCGGCTGCAAAAACAGCTAAACCCAAAAAATCCGCTGCGAAACGGTCCGCGGCAAAAAAGCCCGCAGCAAGAAAACCGGCAGCAACCAAAAAGCGCGCAGCACATAAGAAGCCAGCGGCTCATAAACAAAGATCTGCAACAAAACGGCACTCCTCTGCTGGAAGATCTAAGGCGGGATCAGGTCGTGGTCGCAGTTCCGGCAACAAGCGTAGAGGGCGGAGATAAGCCATGAGAAAATCAATTCTGAAAATTGCCGCTTTATCCTTTTTTCTAGCGGGGCCGCTCGCGGCAGAACCGGCTTCTTACGCAACACCTCAAGATGCGTTGGATGCTATGATGGATGCTCTGAAGGCTGGCAACAAAGAGGCAGTGCTTACCGTTTTCGGAGCCGAATCCGAAGACTTTATCTCTGACGGTGACCCCGCTGAAGATGCCTCCAACAGGCAGGAGCTTTTGACGCTCTACTCCGAAGGCTACCGCATGGCACCGCAGGCAGACGGCTCATTGGTGCTTGCACTTGGCGCGGAGGGCTGGCCGTTTCCAATCCCGCTGGCGAAAACGGGTGATAGCTGGGCATTTGATATTGATGCTGGCCGAGACGAGGTTTTGCACCGCGAAATTGGCGTCAATGAATTGGATGTGATCGAACTCTTGGAAGCCTACGTGGATATCCAAGGCGCTTTCCGTCTTACCGACCATGATAAAGACGGAGTTATGGAGTTTGCCCGCCAGATTATTGCGTCGTCACCGGACCTGCCGGATGGCTTGTTCTGGGCCACTCCTGACAGTCCGTTGGGTGAGTTGTTTGCCCGCGCGTCTGTGAACGGATACAGCGACGGGGAACAAGATCATGAACCTGATCCCTATTCTGGCTATTACTTCCGAGTTCTTACCGAACAATCTGCGGAGGCTCCCGGCGGGGAAATGAGCTATCTTGTCAACGACAACATGGTGTCAGGCCACGCTCTGCTCGCGGTTCCAGCCGTGTTTGGTTCAACCGGCATCCATAGCTTTATGGTATCGGAAAACGGTGTGGTTCTCGAAGCCATTCTGGGCGAAGAAACGTTGGAAATCGCGGCGGATATGCTGTCGTATAATCCGACATCCGACTGGACACCGGTGGAGTGATACAGGCAGTGGTGCCACCTTTTCAGGGGCAAAGACTGGTTGACTACAAACCGGGCTAGGCTAACTAAACTTTGTCACGGCACGAATTTTCGTGCCGTGGATTGAACGGACCCGCGGGCCATCAGGAGCGTTTCCTTGTCTGGCCCGTACTTTCCGTCCGCGAAGAACCTTCAGGCTGCAGTATGTCTTAAGTATCAGCGCTGAAAGATAACCGGAAACCAATCGTCTCGCAGAACCTGCCCAGGTTTCATGTTGTGACCGGGAAACGGGGGCGATGTTGGGCCCGCGCGCTCAACGTAGCGAGCGTCATCTCCAATCAGTCGCAATGAAAATGCGCGACGGCGCGACGTGGTTGTGTTGCCCCGCGCACCATGCAGCGTTCCGTAATTGAAGGCTACTGCATCCCCCGGCTCCATTTCCCATTCTTTGACGTCCATGCCTTCTGCCTCTGGGTCGGGCACAGCCATATATTCATCATCATTGGGGTAAAAGCTGGATTCAGAAAGCCAACGCGTCGGCAGTACGGGTTTCTCCCAAGCGTGACTTCCCGCCACGCACCTAAGGGACGCGCCGGTCACAACGTCCATAGGCGACCAAAAGCTAACGTTTTGAATGCCATCTACAAAATAGTAAGGACCATCTTGATGCCAGGGCGTTGGTTTGGCCGTACCGGGTTCCTTGACTAAGATATGATCATGAAACACCTGCACCTTATCAGACGACATGAGGTCGGCGGCGACGTGGGCCGCAGGTGACGTGCGGATGACATCCTCGAATTCGGAAATGCGCGTCCAATTGCAATAATCATCAAAGAACCGGCCGCCTTCACCTGCGTTCAGGTTTTCTGCAGCGTATGGTCCTGGATCTCGCATGTTGCGGTCGATCCCTGTGCGAATTTGATCGACATGATCGCGGAACAAGCCTTTGACCAGAACGACACCGTCGCGTTGAAAAGTGTCAATATGGTCCTGAGTGATGAGTGGGTGCATGGGCCTAAATTCTCCTTAGGCTGAAGGATAAGCTGGATAAGTTTTAGTTTCCAATAATAAGAAAGCATATTATTAGTAACTTCATGCTATATAATACTCTTCGCCAGTATGAATATATCGTCGGGGTGGCCGATGCGGGGAGTCTAACCCAAGCCGCCGCGCGCCTGAACATTTCGCAGCCGTCTTTGTCGGTTGCGATCACCCGGGTTGAACAGCGTCTGGAGAATTTGATATTTGTTCGTGGCAAGGGCGCGTCGATTGAAGTCACGCCTTTCGGCCATGGTTTTATCGCATCAGCGCGAGAGTTGCTGGAATTGGCAGTTAACATGGAACAGGGGCAAGCGGCGTCGCAGGCATTCGTGCTGGGTTGTTTTGAGGACATCGCTCCCTGGTATCTTGCGCCTGCGCTCATGCGGTTAAGTACCCAGCTTCCCGATGTCACAGTCCAGGGCTCTGAGGGTCGGTTTTTAGACCTAGCGTGTGATTTGGCCGAGGGTCGCGTGGACTTGGCGATTTCCTATGACTTGGGATTTGATGGAAATTTCGAACGCCGCAAGATTGAAGATGCCTCTCCAGTTGCATTTCTGTCGACGGACCATCCGCTGGCAAAGAAACCCTCTGTGGAGTTGGGCGACCTTGCGCAATACCCGATCATTTTGTTCAATGATCACCTGTCCGAGGGCTATATGCGCAGCCTGTTTGAACGTGTGCAGTTAGCGCCGGTCGTTCGACAAAGAGCAGCGTCGCTTGAAATGATGCGATCCCTTGCAGCACATGGGATCGGTGTCGGGATTAGCTATTCATGCCCCCCTACCGATGTCAGTTACGATGGAAAACCTCTCGTCACTGTTCCTATTCGGACACCGCAAGCGACCGCTGACATTAGCCTCATCTGGTCCAGTTTGCGTGCGCCAGATCCGCACTTTGACGCCGTGTTGAAGGTTCTGTCGTAACTGGTTTGCGCGCTACAGGATGGTACGTAATTGGTGTCCGGGGCTGAACATAATGCGTGCCTTTGTCACGGATGCATCTTTATCCCAAGTTAGCCGATCTATGGTAAAGAGCGGGCTGCGTTCTGGACACCCCAAGACGGTGCCGTCATCCGTCGTGGCGGCCGTTGCTGAAAACGCGATTTCACCGTGGGTATATGGCGTGTGCTTGAGCAACCATTCGTTGGCGCTGACCTCCTGAAAGGCCTCACTCAATGCTGCGGGCACAACGGCTGTGTTGATCCAACGATCTTCCAACGCGTAGGGCACGTCATCGGCAACGTGCAGGGCGCGAATGTGCAGCAGTGGATGCGCCGTGTCGGTTCGCATGGCGGCACTTACAGCCACGGGCGGTGCCATTTCTTGTCGGGCAATCAACTGATACCGGTATTTTTGCCCGCGCTGCTCAATCTCTGATCTAATCACTGCGATCTCAAGGACCGCACGCGCCACAGGTTGCATTGCGACACGAGTGCCCGCTTTGCGCCGCCGATCCAGAAGGCCGCTTTCAGCAAGTGAGCGCAGCGCGCGGTTTACGGTTGTTCGCGCGCATCCAAACTCCAAAGCAAGGTCCGTTTCGTTCGGAATAAAGTCGCCCGGCTTCCATTCACGGGCATGGATACGGCGCAAGACTTCGTCTTGTACGCTTTGCCAGTTGCGAAAAGTCGGTACGTTCATAGGGCGTCTTTCAGGGAGTTTAGTGTCTGTTTATAGGCCGCAACGATTTCAGATCGAGCAATGTGTATGCCATTTGAAACTACGTGCCGACCCGCGGACCATACTTCAGAAACAAGTCGATCATCGCCTGCAAAGATCCAGCTATCAAGGATCGCGTCTTCTGCCCGAGCCCATAAATGTTCTGATGTTGTATCAAGCGAAACCATGTCTGCCCAATATCCAACTTCGAGGCGGCCGGTTTGCCGCTGGGCGGCCTGTGCGCCGCCCTTTAGGATGCTGTCAAACATCCGGCGCCCCGTCGAATGATCCGGTGTAGCCAAGGCTGCACGTGTGCCGTCGCGCAATCGTTGGGAATAATCGAGCGTGCGAAGCTCTTCGCTCAGCGAGATGCGGATGTTGCTGTCGGACCCGATCGCAAACCTGCCGCCATGATCCGTCCACCTCACCCCGTCGTATATCCCATCGCCAAGGCTGCTTTCGGTAATGGGACATAGGCCAGCTACAGCGCCTGACGCGGCCAGATTGATTGTCTCATCTGGGGTCATTTGCGTGCAGTGGATCAGGCACCACCGTTCATCTATCCCCATATTATCCAAGGCCCATGTCACGGGGCGCGCGCGCCAATGGTGCTCGACCTCCTCCACCTCTGCGGTTTGTTCCGCCAAATGCATGTGGATGGGACCCGTTGAAAAATGGTACTCGTAGTTTTTCAAATCCGCCATTCCAACAGCTCTGAGAGAATGTGGCGCGACGCCCAAATTTGCATCGTCAGGCAAGGACTTCAGAGCAACTCCAGCTGCGGCATGGAGTGTCATGAACCGGTCGATTGAATTGCGAAATCTGATCTGCCCTGCAGCTAGATTACGCCCATCACACCCACCAAACTCATAGTGGACCGGCAGAAGGCAAAGCCCAATGCCGGTTTGGCTTGCAGCAGCGGCAACTCTTTCAGACATCTCCGCAATATTGTCATATGGAACGCCGCCCGGCTGGTGATGCAAATAGTGGAATTCGACATTTGTGGCATAACCAGCCTCAAGCATTTCCATCTGCACGAAGGCGGTGATCGCTTCGATGTTATCAGGTGTAAGTCGGTCCAAAAATCGGAACATCAACTGGCGCCAAGTCCAGAAACTGTCGCTGGGGTTGGGGCCACGCTGTTCGGTCAGGCCAGCCATTGCGCGTTGAAACGCATGGCTATGAACGTTGACAGGAGCAGGGGCCAGAAAGGGAACTTGCGTCCCACGCGCCGGGCTATCTTGCTGCACGGTGCGGATACGCCCATTGGCATCGAATTCGATAAGGACATTGCGCGCCCATCCACTCGGCAGCAACGCATGATTGGCCCAAATTGTCTGCATGGTAGACTCGCTTGACAGAATATTATGTATGCACATAAAAACATTAAGAACGAATAATAGCAAGCGAGTCGCTCACCATGCTTTTTACTAATGCACAGATTGCGACTCTTAAGAGCGATGACAGTTTTGGCTTGATTGCGCAGGGCGCAATTGCAGTCGACGGGGAGAAGATTGCTTGGGTCGGTCCAGCGCATGATGTTCCGCAAGAGTACAGCGGCGGCGAAACTCACGACCTTGGCGGGCGTCTTGTCACGCCCGCGCTCATTGATTGCCATTCGCATATTGTCTTTGGCGGCAATCGTGCAACCGAGTTCGAACTTCGCTTAAACGGTGCCAGCTACGAAGAGCTTGCGCGCGCAGGCGGCGGCATTGTCTCTACCGTAACGGCGACACGCGCTGCATCGCCTGAGGCTTTGCTTGCGGATGCTTTGACACGCGTGGATGCGATGATCGCTGAGGGCGTGAGCCTGATCGAGATCAAATCTGGCTACGGTTTAGATACTGAAACAGAGTTAAAAATGTTGCGGGCCGCACGCCAGATTGCTCTGGAACGCCCCGTTGACGTCAAAACTAGTTTTCTCGGTGCGCATGCGGTTCCTGTGGAATTCAAAGACGTGCCTGATCGCTATATCGATGAGGTGTGCATCCCCACACTCAGGGCGGCCCACGCAGAAGGGCTTGTCGATGCGGTCGATGGGTTTTGCGAGGGCATCGCATTTGATACCGCGCAAATATCGCGGGTGTTTGATGTGGCTGTCGCACTGGACTTGCCGGTCAAGCTTCACGCCGAACAGCTCTCAAATATTGGCGGCACGCAATTGGCAGCCAAATATGGAGCGCTGAGTGCGGATCATGTCGAATACGCAACCGGGTCTGACGCACAGGCCATGGCCACGGCTGGCACCGTAGCTGTCGTGTTGCCCGGGGCATTTTATACGCTGCGTGAAACACAAGCTCCGCCGATACAGGCGTTCCGTGATCACGGGGTGGCTATGGCCGTTGCAACAGATTGTAACCCCGGCTCTTCACCACTGGCGTCGGCTTTGCTTGCGATGAACATGGCTTGCACCTTGTTCCGCATGACGCCGCTTGAGACATTGCTGGGTATGACGGCCCATGCCGCAACAGCCCTCGGCGTGCAGGATCGCGGCCGGATCGTTGTTGGTGCGCGCGCTGATCTATGCGTCTGGGATGCGGCCCATCCGGCAGAACTTGCTTACCGCATCGGGTTTAACCCGCTCCATTCTCGTATTTTTAAGGGGTCGCTATGACTGTCATTCTGACACCGGGCACTGCAACTTTGGCACAACTTCAAGATATCTGGGCAAACGGTAGATCCGCGGCGCTTCACGGGTCATCACACGCAGGGATTCAAGCCGCAGCTGCTCTGGTGGCAAAGGCCGCAAGCGGCGAAGACGCGGTTTACGGCGTCAACACGGGTTTTGGGAAATTGGCGAGCGTCAAGATTGCGGCAAAGGATGTCACGACGTTGCAGCGCAATCTGGTCTTGTCTCACTGTTGCGGTGTGGGTGATCCGCTGGATGAGCCGACAACCCGTTTGATAATGGTGCTCAAGCTGCTCTCGCTGGGAAGGGGTGCGTCAGGTGTGGCGATGACCACCGTTGAAATGATCCAAGACATGTTGATCAAGGGCGTCACTCCTGTGATTCCAAGTCAGGGATCAGTGGGTGCATCTGGCGATCTGGCCCCGTTGGCGCATATGGCGGCAGCGATGATCGGCGAAGGTGAAGCGTTTTTTGGCGGTGTGCGGATGGCAGCTGCGGTTGCTTTGCGGCGAGCGGAACTTGATCCTATAACGTTGGGTGCAAAAGAAGGCTTGGCGCTGATCAATGGTACACAGTTTTCGACCGCCTGTGCGCTGGTCGGACTGTGGGGCGCGTGGCGCAATGCGGCGACATCTGTACTGACCTGTGCACTTTCCGCGGATGCGATTATGGGCTCAACCGCACCCTTACAGGATGCGATCCATACGTTGCGCGGACACGCGGGTCAGATCGCCGTTGCACGCGCCCAACGCGCCCTAATGGACGGTTCCGAAATTCGCGAAAGCCACCGTGAGGGAGATACCCGCGTCCAAGACCCATATTGCATTCGGTGCCAACCGCAGGTGACGGGGGCGGCGATGGATTTGCTTCATTTTGCAGGTCGTACGCTAGAGATTGAGGCGAATGCGGTGACGGATAACCCGCTGGTCTTGGTGGAAGAAGGGTTGATCGTTTCGGGCGGAAATTTTCATGCTGAACCGGTTGGTTTTGCGGCCGATCAGATCGCCGTTGCGGTGTCTGAGATTGGCGCGATTGCCCAACGCCGGGTGGCTCTTATGGTTGATCCTACGTTGTCCTTTGACCTGCCGCCATTCCTGACCCCTGATCCGGGCTTGAACTCCGGCTTGATGATTGCAGAAGTCACAACTGCGGCGCTGATGAGCGAGAACAAGCACTTAGCAAACCCATGCACAACCGACAGCACACCAACCTCGGCCAATCAAGAAGACCATGTCAGTATGGCCGCCCATGCCGCGCGGCGACTGTTGCGGATGAACGCGAATCTGAATGTGATCCTAGGGGTCGAGGCCATGTGCGGGGTGCAAGGTATCGAATTCCGCGCGCCCTTGCAGACCAGTTCCGCGCTACGGTTGGCGATGGCTACTCTTCGTACGCAGGTTCCGACCCTCGCAGAGGATCGCTATATGGCACCGTCTATTGAGGCGGCCGCGAAATTGGTTGCGGCCGGTACACTTGCTGGGTCGGTTGACCTACCTGCGACGGTCACAGGGTCCGTGGAATGACACCTGTCACAACCGATCAAGGCACAGGCCCAATCGTGCTGGGTTTGCCACATTCGGGGACTTATGTGCCCGATGATGTTGCGGTGAAACTCAATAAAGCTGGGCGTGAACTGGCAGATACTGACTGGCACATTGATCGCCTTTATGACGGGCTTGCCCCTCAGGTCACGACCGTCAAAGCTAATTTCCATCGCTACGTCATCGACGCCAACCGTGATCCGACTGGAGCAAGCCTTTACCCCGGTCAAAACACGACAGGACTGGTGCCACAGACCGATTTCGATGGGGGGAGTATTTGGGATGTTCCCCCAACCGAGGCTGAAATTGAGCAACGTCGTTTGCAATTTCACGCACCCTACCATGCGGCCCTTGCCGCTGAAATTGAGCGCGTGCGCCATCTGCACGGCGTTGCGATCTTGTATGATTGCCATTCGATCAGGTCGAACATTTCGTTCCTGTTCGAGGGTACTCTGCCAGACTTCAACATGGGCACAAATATGGGTGCAACTTGCGATCCTCAGATTGAAACCACGGTGGCTGGAATTTGTGAAACCGCTTCGGGGTATTCCGCCACGCTAAACGGGCGCTTTAAGGGCGGATGGACGACGCGGCACTACGGCCAACCGCATGACGGCACTCATGCCATACAAATGGAATTGGCCCAGTCAACATACCTGACCAACGAGGCCGCGCCTTGGACATATGACCCAGCCAAGGCGGCCCGTATCCGCACCCATCTGACAAAAATTTTGACTGCTCTGGCCAATCTGGCCCCGACTTTAGGAGGCACCTCATGACCGACTCCCGCCACAATATCCGCGACGTTTTCCCGCCCACCGGAACAGAGATCACAGCCAAAAGCTGGTTGACCGAAGCCCCGATGCGGATGTTGATGAACAACCTGCATCCTGATGTCGCAGAAAACCCTCATGAGCTTGTTGTCTATGGTGGAATTGGCCGTGCCGCGCGCACCTGGAAAGATTTTGATGCGATTGTCGCAGCTCTAAAGGACCTTGAGGAAACGCAGACGCTGTTGGTGCAATCGGGTAAACCTGTTGGCGTTTTCAACACCCACAAGGATGCGCCGCGTGTGTTAATTGCAAACTCGAACCTCGTGCCGCATTGGGCCACGTGGGAACATTTCAACGAGCTCGATAGAATGGGCCTTGCGATGTATGGCCAGATGACCGCGGGATCGTGGATTTACATCGGCACCCAGGGCATCGTCCAAGGCACTTATGAGACATTCATGGAGGCAGGACGCCAACATTATGACGGGAACCTGACTGGGCGCTGGATACTAACGGGCGGTTTGGGTGGCATGGGCGGTGCACAACCTTTGGCTGCTGTGATGGCAGGCGCGTGTTGTTTGGCCGTTGAGTGTGATGAGACGCGCGCCGATTTCCGTCTGCGCACCCGCTATGTCGATGCCAAAACCCACGACCTCGACGAAGCTCTTTCGATGATCGATACATGGACGAAAGCGGGCGATGCCAAATCGGTTGCTTTGATCGGTAACGCGGCTGATGTGTTCCCAGAACTGATGAGGCGTGGCGTGCGGCCTGACATGGTCACAGACCAAACCTCCGCCCATGATCCGATCCATGGGTATCTGCCACAGGATTGGACGGTGGCGCAGTGGCGCGAAAAACAAGAGAGCGATCCAAAGGCGGTCGAAGAAGCTGCACGCGCTTCCATGAAGATCCAAGTCAAAGCGATGGTCGATTTTTGGAACGCTGGCATTCCGACGCTGGATTACGGCAACAACATTCGTCAGGTCGCTCTGGAAGAAGGGCTCGAAGATGCGTTTGCCTTCCCGGGTTTTGTGCCCGCATATATCCGTCCGCTTTTTTGTCGCGGTGTCGGTCCGTTCCGTTGGTGTGCGCTGTCAGGTGATCCCGAGGACATCTACAAAACGGACGCCAAGGTTAAGGAACTGGTCGACGATCCGCATTTGCACAATTGGCTTGATATGGCGCGCGAGCGGATCGAATTCCAAGGCCTGCCAGCGCGGATTTGTTGGGTCGGGTTAGGGCTGCGTGACAAATTGGGCCTCGCGTTCAACGAAATGGTACGCACGGGCGAGTTGTCAGCACCTGTTGTCATTGGCCGCGACCACCTTGATAGCGGATCGGTTGCCTCCCCAAATCGCGAAACGGAAGCGATGAAAGACGGGTCTGACGCGGTGTCGGACTGGCCATTGTTGAACGCGATGTTGAACGTTGCAGGTGGCGCAACGTGGGTGTCGCTGCACCATGGTGGCGGGGTCGGTATGGGTTTTTCCCAACACTCTGGCATGGTCATTTGTTGTGACGGAACAGAGGATGCGGACCGCAGGATCGCGAACGTGTTGTGGAATGACCCTGCAACTGGGGTGATGCGCCACGCGGATGCGGGTTATGAGGACGCGCTGGATTGTGCCCGTGAAAATGGGCTGAATTTACCGGGTATTTTGTAGTGTGAGCTTGGGGTGTCTATGCCTTTGAAGTGAGTGCGCTTCTGTTCGCAAAATGCGGGCGAGTTGTTGCGGTCATTTCCTCTTTCCCACTCCGGGGATGAGCATGCCGACATCTTGCTGGTAAGCGATATAATCTGGCCCGATTATGTCGACCAAGTCCTTTTCCTCGAAGTGCTTAACGGCGATGTAGATGTAGATTGTCATAACAACCGTAAACAGCAAATGACCGACACTCATCACGGGTGCCGCCCAAAAGGCGATGAGAAATCCAGTCATGATGGGATGTCGCACAAGCTTGTAAAAGAAAAGCTTTTGAAAGCCGCGTCGGTTAAAATTCCGCTCGTTTAAATGCAAGTAAGTTTGGCGCAAACCAAACATATCGAAATGATCGATCATGAAGGTAGAGCACAGAGCAATGAGCCACCCACCCCAAAACAGCAGCCAAAGTGCGGTGCCGATGTTTGAGCCGCTGAAATCCCAGATTACGCCCGTCAAAGGCTGCCAAAATGAGCAAATCAAGCCAAGTGCCACAGTGGACAACAAGACATACGTGCTTCGTTCAATGGTTTCGGGGATCACCTTTGTCCAGATTTTCTTGAATGCAGGCCGCGCCATGATCGAGTGCTGAAGGGCGAATATTGAAAGGAGCAAGAGGTTTATGAAAACGGCAGCTACGACGGTGCCTTGCTCGCCGGAATCAATTGTTTTTGGCACCATAAAATTTCCAAGAAATGCGATGGCATAAAGCAACGTTACAAGGAAAAAGATGTATGAAAAAATTCCATACGCGAATGCTGAGCTTCTACCCATAGCTGCCCTCCTCGTTGTTGTTGATCCCACTCTTGGACTCGCTTTGCTGAAACTGACTTTGATCTTCTAGTCGCAAGACTTTGGGAGGCGGTCGCGGACAAGCTGCGCCCAGAAGGCGACGCCGATTGGCAAAAGATCATCGTTGAAATCATAGTCTGACGCATGCAGTGGTTGTCCACATCGGCCATCCACGCCATTGCCCATCAACAAGAAACACCCCGGAACAGCAGCAGAGAAATGTGCGAAATCCTCTGAGAAACTCTTGGGTTCACAGGTGCCAGTTGCTTCTAAGCCTAGGGCAAGGGCAGCATCGACAGCCGCCTGCACAGGTTCTTGGGCATTGATGGTTTCAATAAACTCGGTGTCAAACGATACCGATACCGTGACGCCATGCGCGGCCCCGATACCCTCAGATATCTGCCGCATCAGGTGGCTAACGGTCTCACGATCTTGGGGTATGCGCGCGCGCACGTCCCCTTTTAGCGTTGCTGATCCAGGCAGAACGTTGCGCTGACCGTCGGTCAAAAACTCGGTCACAGACACGACAACGCCGGCACCAGGTGCCAATTTTCGCGAGACAATTGTCTGCAAAGCCTGGACGATTCCCGCCCCGACGGTGATCGCATCACGTCCCACCTGTGGCATCGAAGCGTGCCCACCTTGGCCTTGGATCTTGATCTCAAACAGGCTCTCACTGGAACAAATTTGCCCAACCCGTGTAGAGACTTGGCCAACCGGAGCACCCGGTAAATTGTGAATGGCGTAAATCTCTTCTACCGGAAAACGCTCCAACACTCCTTCCGCAATCATCGCCTTCGCCCCAAGCCCATGCTCTTCGTTTGGCTGGAATAAGAAAACCACGGTTCCGTCAAAGTCTGGGTCATTTGCCAAGGACGCCGCCGCACCCAAAAGCATCGTCATATGTCCGTCATGGCCGCAGGCATGCATGACCTCGCTGGTCTGGGAT
It encodes the following:
- a CDS encoding DUF3300 domain-containing protein → MLHLIRLFLVFAIVFGAPIAQAQTDENTAEQDAPEASDEEMLTQTELENLVAPVALYPDTLLIQILVAATVPIEVVKSDRLLAENKDAEPEIIKAAIEAEEYDPSVEVLATAFPDVIADMATHIEWTETMGDAMLAQSDDVMVAVQTMRTQAINSGALISGEEQVVEVTEEETVIIQPTNPETVYVPQYDPQVVYVQDNNNNNGVSDALVTGAVVFGTVALIDAIFDDDDDWNNYWGCRNCGGWGGRPIYRNPDIDIDVDGNVNIGNKIDIDKTKIKNRGDRGADGSWKPNDRKKKDARNKISKKRAPDGKSKLPTKRKASKTDNLRGQLSAKSGASDISRPNAKPSIDGLGSKNRPAAKRDKTRKAAAKTAKPKKSAAKRSAAKKPAARKPAATKKRAAHKKPAAHKQRSATKRHSSAGRSKAGSGRGRSSGNKRRGRR
- a CDS encoding DUF2950 family protein, with the translated sequence MRKSILKIAALSFFLAGPLAAEPASYATPQDALDAMMDALKAGNKEAVLTVFGAESEDFISDGDPAEDASNRQELLTLYSEGYRMAPQADGSLVLALGAEGWPFPIPLAKTGDSWAFDIDAGRDEVLHREIGVNELDVIELLEAYVDIQGAFRLTDHDKDGVMEFARQIIASSPDLPDGLFWATPDSPLGELFARASVNGYSDGEQDHEPDPYSGYYFRVLTEQSAEAPGGEMSYLVNDNMVSGHALLAVPAVFGSTGIHSFMVSENGVVLEAILGEETLEIAADMLSYNPTSDWTPVE
- a CDS encoding phytanoyl-CoA dioxygenase family protein, yielding MHPLITQDHIDTFQRDGVVLVKGLFRDHVDQIRTGIDRNMRDPGPYAAENLNAGEGGRFFDDYCNWTRISEFEDVIRTSPAAHVAADLMSSDKVQVFHDHILVKEPGTAKPTPWHQDGPYYFVDGIQNVSFWSPMDVVTGASLRCVAGSHAWEKPVLPTRWLSESSFYPNDDEYMAVPDPEAEGMDVKEWEMEPGDAVAFNYGTLHGARGNTTTSRRRAFSLRLIGDDARYVERAGPTSPPFPGHNMKPGQVLRDDWFPVIFQR
- a CDS encoding LysR family transcriptional regulator encodes the protein MLYNTLRQYEYIVGVADAGSLTQAAARLNISQPSLSVAITRVEQRLENLIFVRGKGASIEVTPFGHGFIASARELLELAVNMEQGQAASQAFVLGCFEDIAPWYLAPALMRLSTQLPDVTVQGSEGRFLDLACDLAEGRVDLAISYDLGFDGNFERRKIEDASPVAFLSTDHPLAKKPSVELGDLAQYPIILFNDHLSEGYMRSLFERVQLAPVVRQRAASLEMMRSLAAHGIGVGISYSCPPTDVSYDGKPLVTVPIRTPQATADISLIWSSLRAPDPHFDAVLKVLS
- a CDS encoding GntR family transcriptional regulator, producing the protein MNVPTFRNWQSVQDEVLRRIHAREWKPGDFIPNETDLALEFGCARTTVNRALRSLAESGLLDRRRKAGTRVAMQPVARAVLEIAVIRSEIEQRGQKYRYQLIARQEMAPPVAVSAAMRTDTAHPLLHIRALHVADDVPYALEDRWINTAVVPAALSEAFQEVSANEWLLKHTPYTHGEIAFSATAATTDDGTVLGCPERSPLFTIDRLTWDKDASVTKARIMFSPGHQLRTIL
- a CDS encoding formimidoylglutamate deiminase, which gives rise to MQTIWANHALLPSGWARNVLIEFDANGRIRTVQQDSPARGTQVPFLAPAPVNVHSHAFQRAMAGLTEQRGPNPSDSFWTWRQLMFRFLDRLTPDNIEAITAFVQMEMLEAGYATNVEFHYLHHQPGGVPYDNIAEMSERVAAAASQTGIGLCLLPVHYEFGGCDGRNLAAGQIRFRNSIDRFMTLHAAAGVALKSLPDDANLGVAPHSLRAVGMADLKNYEYHFSTGPIHMHLAEQTAEVEEVEHHWRARPVTWALDNMGIDERWCLIHCTQMTPDETINLAASGAVAGLCPITESSLGDGIYDGVRWTDHGGRFAIGSDSNIRISLSEELRTLDYSQRLRDGTRAALATPDHSTGRRMFDSILKGGAQAAQRQTGRLEVGYWADMVSLDTTSEHLWARAEDAILDSWIFAGDDRLVSEVWSAGRHVVSNGIHIARSEIVAAYKQTLNSLKDAL
- the hutI gene encoding imidazolonepropionase, translated to MLFTNAQIATLKSDDSFGLIAQGAIAVDGEKIAWVGPAHDVPQEYSGGETHDLGGRLVTPALIDCHSHIVFGGNRATEFELRLNGASYEELARAGGGIVSTVTATRAASPEALLADALTRVDAMIAEGVSLIEIKSGYGLDTETELKMLRAARQIALERPVDVKTSFLGAHAVPVEFKDVPDRYIDEVCIPTLRAAHAEGLVDAVDGFCEGIAFDTAQISRVFDVAVALDLPVKLHAEQLSNIGGTQLAAKYGALSADHVEYATGSDAQAMATAGTVAVVLPGAFYTLRETQAPPIQAFRDHGVAMAVATDCNPGSSPLASALLAMNMACTLFRMTPLETLLGMTAHAATALGVQDRGRIVVGARADLCVWDAAHPAELAYRIGFNPLHSRIFKGSL